The Campylobacter ureolyticus ACS-301-V-Sch3b genomic sequence AACTATTTTTTTGAGAAAAAACCACTCTCGTTGTTTTTGGATTATACTGAGCAACTCTTATTTCATCGCTTAAATGACGCGATATTTTTGAAATTTTTGCATTATTAACTGCTTTTATATCAATTACATTTCTATATTCTTTGCTTTTTAAAGCAAATTTTTTAACTTCATCTTCGCTTACATTTCTATTAAATGTTAATTTAATTCCACTATCAGTTTTATCAACGCTTTTAAGTCTTAATTTAATATTTTTATTAACTTCGTAACTTTTTGGCTCTTTTGTAGTAATTATTTTTTCATTATTTATATTTTTTTCTTTAATATTATTATTTTTTGAGTTTAAATTTTTATCAATTTGAGTGTTTGGGTTTTGAGGTTTTTCAATTATAGTTTTAGTTTTTTCATCTTGTTTTAATGTCACTTTTTCATTGGCTGGTTTACTATCTTTTGGGATAAATTTAGCTAAATTTATTTTTTGATAATTTTCATAGCTGTCTCCAAGTAAATTAAGCTCTGATTCATAGCCTTTGTGATTTAGTTTTAAAGCTTTTGATGAATGAACTAGCCTTTTTAAAACATTTATCCTATCAATTTTATTTTTATCAATGGAGGTTTGCAGATAAATATCTTTTAATTCTTTATGAAATTTTTCTTTTACCGCTTTACTTGAATTGTCAAAATTCTTATCGAAATTTGAAAAATTCCTATCAAAGTCCCCACCCCATAAAAAAATGACTAAGAAAAAAAATAAAAAAAACTTAACTATCTTCGCCATTTACTAACTTTTCAATCAACTCTTTTACGCTAATTATTTTATTAAGCTTATATCCATTTGCACCTGTGAAAAATAATCCAAATTCTTTATTTCCATCGTATGCATCAAAAAGCCTATCAGCTATACAGTATCCAACCATTTTAGCACCTTTTCCACGCTGACATGGGCTTACGCAGTTACTAATGCACTGAATTTTTGGACCTTCTTTTTTTTCAACAAGTTTTAATAAGTTTGTTTTTACTCCTCTTGCAGGATAACCAACCGGAGATTTTATAAGCATAATATCTTCTTCTTTTGCATTAATTATCACATCTTTAAACTCAGGTGCTGCATCACACTCATTTGTACCTATAAATCTAGTTCCCATTTGAACGCCATTTGCTCCAAGCGAAATTGCTTTCATGATATCATCATGATCCCAAATTCCACCAGCTGCAAAAAGTGGGAAATCTCCCCAATTTGAAATTTCTTCTTTAACTTGAGGGATTAAATTCCAAATGCTATACTCTGGATCTAGGCACTGCTCATAAGTAAAACCTTGATGACCACCACTTAAAGGACCTTCTAAAACAACTGCATCGGGCAAGCGATCATATCTTTGTTTCCATCTTTTACAAATTATCTTTAATGCTTTTGCAGATGAAACTATTGGTATTAAGGCGACATCGCTAAATTCTTGCGTAAACTCAGGTAAATTTGTAGGAAGTCCTGCACCACTTATAATTATATTAAACCCAGCCTCGCATGCATCTTTCACTATTCTCTCATAATCATTACAAGCACACATTATATTTACACCAAGTGGAGCATCACCACAAATTTTTCTTGCATCATCAGCTAAGGCTTTCAAACCCTCTTTAGAATAAAAATTTTCACTTCCTAGTGGCTTTGAGTTAATCTCTTTTTTAGAA encodes the following:
- a CDS encoding nitronate monooxygenase, whose protein sequence is MKSIKIGKYELKHPIIQGGMGLGISWSNLAGNVSLNGCLGVVSSVGTGYYKNRLYSKKEINSKPLGSENFYSKEGLKALADDARKICGDAPLGVNIMCACNDYERIVKDACEAGFNIIISGAGLPTNLPEFTQEFSDVALIPIVSSAKALKIICKRWKQRYDRLPDAVVLEGPLSGGHQGFTYEQCLDPEYSIWNLIPQVKEEISNWGDFPLFAAGGIWDHDDIMKAISLGANGVQMGTRFIGTNECDAAPEFKDVIINAKEEDIMLIKSPVGYPARGVKTNLLKLVEKKEGPKIQCISNCVSPCQRGKGAKMVGYCIADRLFDAYDGNKEFGLFFTGANGYKLNKIISVKELIEKLVNGEDS